From the Methanobacterium spitsbergense genome, one window contains:
- a CDS encoding 4Fe-4S binding protein has protein sequence MDILSENCGYCGCCVGVCPENVLELEESKLHIKEGCAECGNCVIVCPLGALIIGGSQ, from the coding sequence ATGGATATCTTATCAGAAAATTGTGGATATTGTGGTTGCTGTGTAGGAGTATGTCCGGAAAATGTTCTTGAATTGGAAGAAAGTAAATTGCATATTAAAGAAGGATGCGCTGAATGCGGAAACTGTGTAATTGTGTGTCCTCTTGGAGCACTGATCATTGGAGGTAGCCAATGA
- a CDS encoding NAD(P)/FAD-dependent oxidoreductase: MKKLEYDVVVVGGRVGGSTASLFASKSDVDVLMIEKRQEIGSPVQCAEGVTYNTFETLEIKPSERYIRSRIKGAYINAPDGRRIKYDGDIAEGMVIDRKIFDKELAIESAKAGTDIMVKTTAKDLIIKDQKVCGVIAKHLGETIEISADVVIAADGIESNMARLAGIETHHNPDLICSCAQYEMVGMDVDPGVLEFYFGEKIAPGGYLWIFPKGDGIANVGVGIRSSVETAINYLNKYVSDLDATPVELNIGGVPVSGPIDKTYTDGFLVVGDAAGQVDPITGGGIHPTISCARIAGEIAAEAVQNNDYSSEFLKSYHKKWRDEIGETLDQSVKYRRMADKLNDNDMNALAEFIETQDLEAISKISVLKFVGKHPNLMKLLTELL; encoded by the coding sequence ATGAAAAAATTGGAATATGATGTTGTGGTAGTTGGTGGACGAGTAGGAGGTTCAACTGCATCCTTATTCGCGTCAAAATCCGATGTTGACGTCCTTATGATTGAGAAAAGGCAAGAAATTGGAAGTCCTGTACAATGTGCAGAAGGTGTAACATATAACACATTTGAAACCCTTGAAATAAAGCCATCTGAAAGATACATTCGTTCAAGAATTAAAGGTGCATACATTAATGCACCAGATGGGAGAAGGATCAAATATGATGGAGATATTGCTGAAGGGATGGTTATAGATCGTAAAATATTTGATAAAGAACTTGCAATAGAGTCTGCAAAAGCAGGAACAGACATTATGGTTAAAACAACTGCTAAAGATTTAATAATAAAAGATCAAAAGGTCTGTGGTGTTATTGCAAAACACTTGGGAGAAACAATTGAAATAAGCGCCGATGTAGTGATAGCTGCTGATGGTATTGAATCTAATATGGCCAGATTAGCAGGCATTGAAACCCATCACAACCCCGATCTGATCTGTTCTTGTGCCCAATACGAGATGGTAGGAATGGATGTTGATCCTGGAGTCTTAGAATTTTACTTTGGGGAAAAAATTGCACCAGGAGGATACTTATGGATATTTCCTAAAGGAGATGGTATTGCAAATGTTGGAGTGGGTATTCGAAGTTCAGTTGAAACTGCTATCAACTATCTTAACAAATATGTTTCTGATTTAGATGCAACTCCTGTAGAACTAAATATTGGAGGAGTACCTGTTTCAGGACCAATAGATAAAACATATACAGATGGATTTTTAGTCGTTGGTGATGCAGCAGGACAGGTAGACCCGATTACTGGCGGTGGAATCCATCCCACAATCTCATGTGCAAGGATTGCTGGAGAGATTGCAGCAGAAGCCGTACAAAATAATGACTATTCATCAGAATTCTTAAAGAGCTACCATAAAAAATGGCGAGATGAAATAGGTGAAACCCTTGATCAATCTGTTAAATATCGTAGAATGGCAGATAAACTAAATGATAATGATATGAATGCACTTGCAGAATTTATTGAAACTCAAGATCTGGAAGCTATATCTAAGATATCTGTACTAAAATTTGTTGGAAAACATCCCAATCTTATGAAGCTCTTAACAGAGCTATTATAA
- a CDS encoding HEAT repeat domain-containing protein: MDSKEQEFKPNIDDLEAKKDIKGLIKALKHEDHIVRKQAAVSLKKVGNESAVEALIEALNYEKWEDKYTVLIAVRENAAEALGKIGDKRAIEPLIKALFEDTDEEVRWKAAAALGKIGDPLAVEPLIHALNDKSWTVRRNVTISLGDLGDERAFDFILKSMNDKDWHVRKYAAVALGKIGDERAIDPLMKALNDEDGDVRWKSIIALGNIGTSAVEPLLKAFETDNWQTKSRVAEVLGKIGDKRAVSPLIQTLNNKNQNKYVRGRIIEALGKIGDERAVEPLIKALDDKYIYVRLKAENALDTIKTKGTGSWIVHYENGEISFDYPHSWEIIETTDEKKVIKGGVANNAINFSINRLEEAEDIKVEEFSGILKNVFLMQNSKIISEMEFKAKDMDAIILVGENPHKVSLTKIMIIAFKKKDLLFYLWFAGEHENFELFNEDIDFIVDSFHIQNS; encoded by the coding sequence ATGGATTCTAAAGAACAAGAGTTTAAACCTAATATAGATGATCTAGAAGCCAAAAAAGATATTAAGGGTTTAATTAAAGCCCTCAAACATGAAGATCATATTGTTAGGAAGCAAGCTGCAGTATCACTTAAAAAGGTAGGTAATGAAAGTGCAGTTGAAGCTCTTATTGAAGCACTTAACTATGAAAAATGGGAAGACAAATATACAGTATTAATAGCTGTTAGAGAAAATGCAGCAGAAGCTCTAGGAAAAATTGGAGATAAAAGAGCTATTGAACCTTTAATAAAAGCTTTATTCGAAGACACAGATGAAGAGGTAAGGTGGAAAGCTGCAGCAGCACTTGGAAAGATTGGAGACCCTCTTGCAGTGGAACCATTGATACATGCCCTTAATGATAAAAGCTGGACAGTACGAAGGAATGTTACAATATCGCTAGGAGATCTTGGTGATGAAAGAGCTTTTGATTTTATATTAAAATCCATGAATGACAAAGATTGGCATGTAAGGAAGTATGCCGCTGTTGCACTTGGAAAAATTGGGGATGAAAGAGCAATAGATCCCCTTATGAAAGCTTTAAATGATGAAGATGGTGATGTGAGATGGAAATCTATTATTGCCCTGGGAAATATAGGTACTTCTGCTGTTGAACCATTATTAAAAGCCTTTGAGACTGATAATTGGCAGACAAAATCAAGGGTTGCCGAAGTACTTGGAAAAATTGGAGATAAAAGAGCAGTAAGTCCATTAATTCAAACACTAAACAATAAAAATCAGAACAAATATGTTCGAGGCCGTATTATAGAAGCTCTTGGGAAAATAGGAGATGAAAGGGCAGTGGAACCATTGATTAAAGCTCTTGATGATAAATATATTTATGTAAGACTCAAAGCTGAAAATGCTCTTGATACAATTAAAACCAAAGGTACAGGATCATGGATTGTGCACTATGAAAATGGAGAAATTTCATTTGATTACCCTCATAGCTGGGAGATAATTGAAACAACAGATGAAAAAAAAGTTATTAAAGGAGGGGTTGCTAACAATGCAATAAACTTCTCAATTAACAGACTTGAAGAGGCAGAGGATATCAAAGTGGAAGAGTTTTCAGGTATATTGAAAAATGTATTCTTGATGCAAAACAGCAAGATCATATCAGAAATGGAATTCAAAGCCAAGGATATGGATGCTATCATATTAGTGGGTGAAAATCCACATAAGGTATCCCTTACAAAAATAATGATAATTGCTTTTAAAAAGAAGGATTTATTATTTTATTTATGGTTTGCTGGGGAACATGAAAATTTCGAACTTTTCAACGAAGAC